The nucleotide window CCGCGGGCCGAGCTGCTGGGGCTGCTCCGCCCGGGGCATCTCGACTAGCCGCAGATCTCGCCGTGCAGCGCTACCCCCCGCTTCCGCGCCCTTACCACCGCCCGTGGGGCGCGGCCCCTTCTTCTTTGGCGAGCAATGCTTCTTTAGCGATCATTTTCTCTTTGGTGAGCAAGCAAGCGAGGGCTAGGCGCTCCCCAGAACATTGAGCAAGGCCATCTCCTCGTAGAGCGTGCTGCCCCGCAGGAGCTGGAAGCTGTAGCGCCCGAGCGAGACGATGTCCTCGTCAACCAGCACCCGCCGCTCGCCGGGCTCGACTCGCTCCAGGTTGACGCTCGTGCCATTCGTCGAGTTCGTGTCGATCACAGCGACCTGCGGGCCTGAGAGCGTGGCATGGATCTCGATTAGACCGTGCAGATCGGAGACGGAGGCGTCCGGGATGGTGATGTCGCAGCGCTGGCTGCGGCCGAGACGCAGGCCCGGGCCCGTTGGATCTGTACGCAGCAAGAAGGCGAGGCCCGCGAGCGGATGCTGCTGCTGCGCATCGTGACGGCGTTGGACCGCGAAGGTCACCGCCGCGGTCTCCCCGTGGCCCGCGGCTTTACCGCCGCCTGGCGCCTGGCGCCGCGCGCCCCGGATCTGCTCGACGGCTAAGAAGCCCAGTGCTACGAGGAAAACGCCGGGGTACTCGGCAACGAAGGCCTCGCGGCCCAGCTCAGCTACGCGCCGGCGCAGCTCCTCAAGGGTATGAAGGTCAACCGCCATGGACGCTATCATTCGGTCCTTAGGCCCACACGTCAACTTCGTCCGCAACACCAGGCCCTTCGCGCAGATCCTCCAGCGGTCGGCTGAGTTCGCGCTTGACACCGCATTCGCGATCCATATAATAGCTCCGCTTGCGAGGCCGGCTATCGCCCAAATCACGAGTCAGGACGCGTGGATAGGGCCTTGACGAGCGGCTCGCAATCAGGCACTGATGGCAGGCACTGAGGCAGGCACTGATAACGCAGCTCGTCGCCGACGGCGGGCCGCGCTGGGTGGTACCGGGCCGCGTGCAGAGCCAGCAGAGTAAGCAAGAAGGGCGCGAATGCCGACAATCAGCCAACTGGTCCGCAGCAGCCGTGAAAGCGTACGCGTGAAGACGACCGCGCCCGCCCTGGTGAGCTGCCCGCAAAAGCGCGGCGTTTGCTTGCGCGTCTACACCACCACGCCGAAGAAGCCGAACTCCGCGCTGCGCAAGGTCGCGCGCGTGCGTCTCAGCAACGGCCTCGAGGTCACGACCTACATCCCCGGCGAAGGGCATAACCTGCAGGAGCACTCGGTGGTGCTGATCCGTGGCGGTCGCGTCAAGGACCTACCGGGCGTCCGCTATCACATCGTTCGGGGCGCACGAAATACGGATACCGCCGGCGTCGACGGCCGTAAGCAGGCGCGCAGCAAGTACGGAGCGAAGCGCTCAAAGTAGAACGAGCTCGCCTCGCGCGGTCCGACGGATGTTCCGAGTCGGCTTCCGAATCGCGTCGCAGGTCAGAAACCGAACACGATTTTCGCGACGGGCTGCGACGAAGGGCCGAAAGCGAAGGGCCGAAAGCGAAGGGCCGAAGAGGATGATTCATGCCTCGTAAAGGTGGAGCGCCGCTGCGGCAAACGCCGCCGGATCCGAAGTACACCGACGTGCCGATCGACACTCGGCGGCGTATCGGCAAGTTCATCAATAGCGTGATGTACGCCGGTAAGAAGAGCGTGGCCGAGGGCATCGTCTACGGTGCCTTCGAGATCATCGCGCATCGGCTGAAGGATGATCCGGTCAAGGTCTTCGAGAAGGCTTTGGGCAACGCACGTCCGCGTCTGGAGGTGCGCAGCCGTCGTGTCGGCGGTGCGACCTATCAGGTCCCCGTCGAGGTGCGGTCTGACCGCGCGACCGCCCTGGCGATGCGCTGGTTGACGCTCTACTCCCGCGAGCGCGGCGAGAAGAGCATGGCGGAGCGACTGGCTGGCGAGCTGATCGACGCGGCCTCGGGGCGCGGCGCAGCGGTGAAGAAGCGGGAGGACGTGTACAAGATGGCGGAGGCCAACAAGGCGTTTGCGCACTATCGCTGGTAGGGAATGGTCACTAAAGGCAGGGCACGCGCGCAGCGCGAACCCTGAACCGTAGTGACCCGGAGCCGCTCCACCCCGCCCAGCCGATGAGCAAGCCCAGCACCGGTATCGAGCAGAACGCCACGGCGCGCAATGCGTGCACGGGCCGGCCGGAGCTGCGGCAGCGATTGTCGCAAACAACCAAGCTCCTCCGCCCGTTTGGCACGGGTGATTCGTCCGCGTCGTACGCGGGTCCGTTAGAGCGGGGCCGCCGAGGGCGTCGGCGCCTGAGCAATCGAGAGTGCGGTGTGGGGCCAGGCCCGACGCGTGATCGCACTGCCCGCGTGTTATGGACTGAGGTTCGGTGGCACTGTTTCAGGTCGGTTCGGCTCTGAATTTTCGATTTTGTCTGGTTGAGTTCGTCGGATTTTGTCTGACCTCGGCGTGATGCAGGCTTGACTGCTGCAGGAGTGAGAGAGCGATGGCGAAGGAAAAATTCGTCCGAGACAAGCCGCACGTCAACGTGGGCACGATCGGGCACATCGACCACGGGAAGACGACGCTGACCGCAGCGATCACGAAGGCGCTGGCGCTGAAGGGCGGGGCGAGCTTTATCGCCTTCGACCAGATCGACAAGGCGCCGGAGGAGCGCGAGCGCGGGATCACGATCGCGACGGCGCACGTGGAGTACCGGACGGACAAGCGGCACTACGCGCACGTCGACTGCCCGGGCCACGCTGACTACATCAAGAACATGATCACCGGAGCAGCGCAGATGGATGGCGCGATCCTGGTGGTCAGCGCACCGGACGGGCCGATGCCGCAGACGCGCGAGCACGTGCTGCTGGCGCGGCAGGTGGAAGTGCCGGCGCTGGTGGTGTTCTTGAACAAAGTGGACATGATGGCCGCGGAGGACGCGGAGCTGCTGGACCTGGTGGAGCTCGAGCTGCGGGAGCTGATGTCGAAGTACGAGTTCCCGGGCGACGACATCCCGATCGTACGCGGGTCGGCGTTGAAGGCGCTGGAGTCCGAGAGCAAGGATGTCAAGGCGCCGGAGTATCAGTGCATCTATGAGCTGATGGCGGCCGTGGATAGCTACATCCCGGAGCCGAAGCGAGAGATCGACCTGCCCTTCCTGATGTCGATCGAGGACGTGTTCACGATCTCGGGGCGCGGCACGGTGGTCACGGGGCGCATCGACCGCGGCATCCTCAAGGTCGGAGAAGAGGTCGAGCTGGTCGGCATCCGCGACACGCGCAAGACGGTCTGCACCGGTGTGGAGATGTTCCGCAAGCTGCTGGACGAGGGTCGCGCGGGCGATAACGTCGGCGCGCTGCTGCGGGGATCAAGCGCGAAGAGGTGGAGCGCGGGATGGTGCTCGCGGCGCCGAAGTCGATTCTGCCGCATAAGAAGTTCCGCGCTGAGGTCTACGTGCTGAAGAAGGAAGAGGGCGGCCGTCACACGCCCTTCTTCAAGGGGTACCGCCCGCAGTTCTACTTCCGCACGACGGACGTGACCGGCGAGGTCTTGCTGCCCGAGGGTACCGAGATGGTGATGCCGGGTGACAACATCAACCTGGTGATCGAGTTGCTGGCGCCGATCGCCTGCGAGAAGGGCCTGCACTTCGCGATTCGCGAAGGCGGCCGCACCGTCGGTGCCGGTGTCGTCACCGAGATTATCGAGTAGGTCGATGGAGACGCCGAAAATTCGCATTCGCCTGAAGGCCTACGATCACCGACTGCTCGACCAATCGGCGACGGAGATCGTGGACACAGCGCAGCGCACGGGCGCGAAGATCGCGGGGCCGGTGCCGCTGCCGACCCGGATCAGCCGCTTCACGGTCCTGCGCTCGCCCCACGTGGATAAGAAGTCCCGGGAGCAGTTCGAAATACGCACACATCTCCGCTTGCTCGATATCCTCGAGCCGACGCAGCAGACACTCGATGCGTTGATGAAACTCGACCTCTCGGCTGGTGTCGACGTCGAGATCAAGACCTGAGCTTCGGCTGTGCGGAATGCAGTGCTCTCGGGTCGCTGAATATTGGGTCTGGGGGAGACCGCGATGGCAACCGTCAGCGTGATCAACATGGAAGGCGCCACGGTCGGCGAGCTCGAGCTCGCCGACGAGGTCTTTGGTGCCCCGGTCAAGGAGCACCTCCTCTGGGAGGTCGTCGTCAGCCAGCGAGCAGGCTGGCGGCGCGGCACGGCCTGCACCAAGACCCGCGCTGAGGTCTGGCGCACCGGGGCGAAGCTCTATAAGCAGAAGGGCACCGGGCGTGCCCGTCACGGCTCGCGGCGAGCGCCGATCTTCGTCGGTGGTGGGCAGGTTCACGCGCCGCGACCCCGCGATTACACGCAGCGCACACCGAAGAAGGTGCGGCGTGGTGCGTTGATCAGCGCGCTATCGCTGCGCCAGAAGGAAGCCAAGCTGCTGGTGCTCGACAACTTCAAGCTGAGCGAGATCAAGACCAAGCAGATGGTGGCCGTACTCGCGCGGCTGGGAGCGATCAACGGCCTCGTCGTTGATCGGGCCGAGAACGTCGAGCTAATCAAGTCGATGCGGAATCTGCCGCGGAGCAAATACCTTGCGCCAGAGGGGCTTAACGTCTACGACGTGCTCAATCACGATGTGCTGCTGCTGACCGCGGAGGTGGCGCAGCAGCTCGGGGAGCGGTTGGCCCGATGAAAAAGACGAAAGAACAACATCCGGGCGACGTGCTTCGCCGGCCGCTGCTGACCGAGAAAGGCACGGCGCTCGGCGAACGTGAGGCGAGCTACCTCTTCGAGGTCGCGATGTCGGCGACCAAACCTGAGATCAAGCGAGCTGTCGAGAGCCTCTTCAGCGTACGCGTCGAACGTGTCGGCACGCAAATCGTGCGTGGAAAATTCAAGCGCGTCGGGCGAAACATCGGCAAGCGTCCGAATTGGAAGAAGGCGGTCGTGCGGCTGAGCGAGGGCGAGAAGATCGACTTCTTCGCCGCGAGCTGAATCGCGGTCGGATCGTGCGCAGTGGTGGCTCAAAGGTCAGGCTTGGTAGTAGGTATCGGGGCCGCGCCCGAGCAGTTAGAGGATAGGTGATCGTCGATGGGCGTTAAGCTATATCGGCCAACGTCTCCCGGCCGCCGGGGGATGGGCGTCAACGACTTCGAGGAACTCGGCGGTCCGCAGGATCCGCTGCGTAACAAGCTCGATGGCAAGAGCAGCAGCGGCGGACGGAACAACCACGGGCGGATTACCTGTCGCTTTCGCGGGGGTGGGCATAAACGGCGCTACCGTGAGGTCGACTTCCGGCGCAACAAGTTCGGTGTGCCGGCGCGTGTCGCGGCGGTCCAGTATGATCCGAACCGCTCCGCTCACATCGCCTTGCTGCACTACGCGGATGGCGAGAAGAGCTACATCCTGGCGCCCGCGAACCTCAAGGTGGGCGATGGGGTGGTCTCGGGGCGTGGCGCGGACATCAAGCCGGGCAATTCCCTGCCGCTGCGGGTGATTCCTCAGGGGACGATTGTTCACAACGTCGAGCTCAAGATCGGGGGCGGCGGACAGCTCGCGCGCGGCGCGGGGACCGGGGCCCAGCTGCTGGCGAAGGAGGGCGACTGGGCGCAGTTGCGTCTACCCTCTGGCGAGGTGCGCCGCGTCCATCTCAACTGCCGGGCGACGATCGGCGGGATGGGCAACGCCTCACACAACAATATCCCGCTGGGCAAGGCGGGTCGCACGCGATGGGCGGGCCGTCGGCCGCATAACCGCGGTGTCGTGATGAACCCGGTCGACCACCCGATGGGTGGCGGTGAGGGCAAGACCTCCGGTGGTCGGCACCCGGTCAGCCCATGGGGCAAGAAGGCCAAGGGCGCGAGGACTCGCAACAACAAGCGGACGGACGGCATGATTGTGCGCCGCCGCAAGAGCAAGTAGACCCGCGCAGACGCCGGGTTGGATGGAGCTGCAGCGATGCCGAGATCGGTGAAGAAGGGCCCCTTCGTCGACGACCACGTGATGAAGAAGGTGCTCGAAGCGAATCGCGCCAAGAGCAAGAAGGCGATCAAGACCTGGTCGCGGCGCAGCACCGTTGTACCCGAGATGATCGGGCTCAACTTCCTCGTCCACCAGGGACGGGATTTCATCCCGGTCTACGTCAGCGAAAACATGGTCGGACACAAGCTGGGCGAGTTCGCGCCGACACGAAAGTTCGTGGCGCATTCGGGTGATCGCAAGGCCTCGAAGAGGTAGTTCGGCGGACACGCGACAGTAGTAGTTCGATTGGGCAGGGGAGCGGAAAGAGCCAAATGCAAGCGTCAGCCTCACTGCGATATGAACGCGTCGCACCCCGAAAGGTGCGCGTCGTCGCGAAACTGATTTTCGGCAAGACGGTCGGTGAAGCCGTGAATCTGCTCATGTTCTGCGAGAAGGACGCCGCTGGGCTGCTGCGCAAGCTGCTCGTCTCAGCGATTGCCAACGCCGACCAGAGCAGCAGCGGCGCGGTCGACGCCGACAACCTCGTGGTGCGACAGGTCCAGGTCGACCAAGGGCCGACGCTTAAGCGTTGGCGCCCGCGCGCCCAGGGACGCGCGACCCGCATCAATAAGCGCACGAGCCACATCCGGGTCGTGCTGACGGATGAGGTTGGCTGAGGACGCGAAGAGCAAGGGTTGACGCTTCAACTGGTGACGCCACTCACGCCGTTTTGCGGTGGCGCCATCACCAGCGATAGGGCAGAGCAAGATATGGGTCAGAAGACACATCCGATTGGGTTTCGACTGGGCGTCATTCGTACTTGGACCTCGAAGTGGTTCGAGAAGAAGAATTACGCCAAGTGGCTCGAAGAGGACGTCCGCCTCAAGCGCTTCCTCAAGGAGAAGCTTGGGCACGCCGGGGTGAGCCTGATTGAGATCAAGCGAGCCGCCAATAAGGCCACGATCAACATCTCGACGGCAAAGCCGGGATTCGTGATCGGGAAGCGCGGCGCGGGGGTCGAGACGCTGAAGAAGGAAGTTCAGGCCTTGACGGAGAACGAGGTCTTCCTCAACGTTCTCGAGGTGCGCAAGGCCGAGACGAATGCGCAACTCGTGGCGGAGTCAATCGCCACGCAGCTCGAGCGCCGCGTTGCCTTCCGCCGCGCGATGAAGAAGGCAGTTCAAACGGCGATGAAGTTCGGCGCCAAGGGCATCAAGGTCCACTGCGGCGGGCGCCTCGGCGGGGCGGAGATTGCGCGACGCGAGTGGTACCGGGAGGGCCGGGTCCCGCTGCACACGCTGCGCGCCGACATCGACTATGGCTTCGCCGAGGCGCACACAACCTACGGTGTGATCGGCGTGAAGTGTTGGATTTATAAGGGCGACGTAATCGGTCGCGTTTGAGCGACCGAGCGCGCGAAAGCGGCGATGCGCCCGCGGGCGGATCGCGGGTGCATGCAACCGCAGCGACGAGACTAGACGATGCTCTCTCCGAAGAAAGTAAAGTACCGCAAGCAGCAGAAGGGACGCCGCGCCGGCCCCGCGAAGGGCGGATCGGACGTGTCCTTCGGTGACTTCGGTCTGCAAGCCGCCGAGGCGGGATGGATTACTGCTCGGCAAATCGAGGCGGCTCGCGTGGCGATCACCCGTCACGTCAAGCGCGGTGGCAAGCTCTTCATCCGGATCTTCCCGGACAAGCCGACGACGAAAAAGCCGGCTGAGACCCGCATGGGCAAGGGGAAGGGCGCATTAGAGGAGTGGGTCGCCGTGGTCAAGCCGGGTCGCGTGATGTACGAAATCCGCGACGTGGAGGAGAAAGTGGCGCGCGAGGCCTTCAGGCTGGCGCACCATAAGCTTCCCATCGCGACCCAGGTGATCAGCCGCGAGGTGGCACTATGAACAAGGCGGTCACGGAGATCCGCGAGCGTAAGGACGAGGAGCTCGGGCTGCGCGCCGACCAGCTGCGGGAGGATATGTTCCGCCAGCGCGTTCGGCAGGCCACGAACCAGCTCCAGGACACCTCGACGCTGCCAAAGCTGCGGCGGGAGCTAGCGCAGACGCTGACGGTGAAGCGCGCTCGCGAGCTGGGAATCGAGCAGAAGAAGTAGCGTGGCGTCCTAGGCGGTGGGGGCCGGGCGCTTTTGAATTGGCTCGCGCCGACATTGGACGGCAGCCGACAACGAGAATGGTGAGGCAGATGTCAGAGACGACGACAGAGTCGGAGGGAGCGGCGGGCGCTCCGGCGGCGGCAGGGCAGGCGGGTCGAGCCGAGCGGCGGGTCGTTCAGGGCGTCGTCCGCAGCAGCGCGATGGATAAGACCATCGTGGTCGAAGTGCGCGACCGCGTGATGCATGCCGGCTATAAAAAGTACATCGCTCGGCGTCGCCGGTTCATGGCTCATGACGAGGCAAATCGCTGCCAGGTCGGGGATGTCGTGCGGATCGTCAGCAGTCGACCGCTCAGTCGCCGCAAGTCGTGGCGACTGCTCGAGCTGGTCGAACGACCGAGCTAGGGCGGGGTGAGAAGATGATTCAAACGCAAACGGTCCTCGACGTCGCAGACAACTCTGGCGCCAAAAAGGTCATGTGCATCAAGGTGCTCGGCGGCTCGAAGCGCCGCTATGCCTCGATCGGCGACGTGATTGTCGTCTCCGTCAAGGAGGCGATTCCGGGCGCAAAGGTCAAGAAGGGCGAGGTCGTGAAGGCAGTGGTTGTGCGTACGCGGAAAGAGGTCCCGCGGCCTGACGGCTCCTACATCAAGTTCGACGGGAATTCAGCGGTGCTGATCAACGCCGCGAAGGAGCCGATCGGCAGTCGCATCTTCGGACCGGTCGCGCGCGAGCTGCGGGCGAGAAAATTCATGAAGATCATCTCCTTGGCGCCTGAGGTGCTGTGATGAATCGCATTCGCAAAGGCGATGAAGTGCGCGTGATGGTCGGACGCGACAAGGGAGTGCGTGGGAAGGTCCTGCTCGTCGACCGCAAGACCAAGCGCTGCAAGGTGGAGAAGGCCAACGTGATCAAGAAGCACGTGCGGCCGAGCCAGAAGAACCCGCAAGGCGGGATCGTCGAGCGGGAGGGCTTCATGGATCTCTCGAACGTCGAGCTCTGGGACAGCCGGGAGCAGCGGACCTGCCGTGTCAGCATCAAGAGGCTCGAGGACAGTGGGGACGGCAGGGTTCAGAAGGTTCGGATTTCGAAGCGCTCGGGTGAGACGATTTAGCCGCGGGCTGGTACGGCGTGCGTTTAGCGGCGGCGCGACGGACGAGCAGACCGCGTAGTAAGTGAATTGGCACGAGAGGTCGGCGATATGAGCGAGACAGAGAGCACTGCGACCCCTGAGGCCGGCGAGAGCGCGGCCGGGGAGAGCGCCAAGGCGAAGGGCGGGGGGAAAAGGAAGAGCGGGGCCAAGCGCGCCGCGGAGGCGGTGCCGGCCGGCCCCTTCATCAAGCGGACGGCGCCCGCGCGGCTGCGCGTTAAGTACGATCAAGAGGTTCGCGCTGCGCTGATCAAGGAGTTCGGCTACCAGAACCCGATGGCGGCGCCGCGACTG belongs to Pseudomonadota bacterium and includes:
- the rpmC gene encoding 50S ribosomal protein L29 → MNKAVTEIRERKDEELGLRADQLREDMFRQRVRQATNQLQDTSTLPKLRRELAQTLTVKRARELGIEQKK
- the rplV gene encoding 50S ribosomal protein L22; translation: MQASASLRYERVAPRKVRVVAKLIFGKTVGEAVNLLMFCEKDAAGLLRKLLVSAIANADQSSSGAVDADNLVVRQVQVDQGPTLKRWRPRAQGRATRINKRTSHIRVVLTDEVG
- the rpsJ gene encoding 30S ribosomal protein S10; translation: METPKIRIRLKAYDHRLLDQSATEIVDTAQRTGAKIAGPVPLPTRISRFTVLRSPHVDKKSREQFEIRTHLRLLDILEPTQQTLDALMKLDLSAGVDVEIKT
- the rplN gene encoding 50S ribosomal protein L14, which encodes MIQTQTVLDVADNSGAKKVMCIKVLGGSKRRYASIGDVIVVSVKEAIPGAKVKKGEVVKAVVVRTRKEVPRPDGSYIKFDGNSAVLINAAKEPIGSRIFGPVARELRARKFMKIISLAPEVL
- the rplD gene encoding 50S ribosomal protein L4, whose amino-acid sequence is MATVSVINMEGATVGELELADEVFGAPVKEHLLWEVVVSQRAGWRRGTACTKTRAEVWRTGAKLYKQKGTGRARHGSRRAPIFVGGGQVHAPRPRDYTQRTPKKVRRGALISALSLRQKEAKLLVLDNFKLSEIKTKQMVAVLARLGAINGLVVDRAENVELIKSMRNLPRSKYLAPEGLNVYDVLNHDVLLLTAEVAQQLGERLAR
- the rpsQ gene encoding 30S ribosomal protein S17, with the protein product MSETTTESEGAAGAPAAAGQAGRAERRVVQGVVRSSAMDKTIVVEVRDRVMHAGYKKYIARRRRFMAHDEANRCQVGDVVRIVSSRPLSRRKSWRLLELVERPS
- a CDS encoding FHA domain-containing protein — its product is MAVDLHTLEELRRRVAELGREAFVAEYPGVFLVALGFLAVEQIRGARRQAPGGGKAAGHGETAAVTFAVQRRHDAQQQHPLAGLAFLLRTDPTGPGLRLGRSQRCDITIPDASVSDLHGLIEIHATLSGPQVAVIDTNSTNGTSVNLERVEPGERRVLVDEDIVSLGRYSFQLLRGSTLYEEMALLNVLGSA
- the rpsC gene encoding 30S ribosomal protein S3 produces the protein MGQKTHPIGFRLGVIRTWTSKWFEKKNYAKWLEEDVRLKRFLKEKLGHAGVSLIEIKRAANKATINISTAKPGFVIGKRGAGVETLKKEVQALTENEVFLNVLEVRKAETNAQLVAESIATQLERRVAFRRAMKKAVQTAMKFGAKGIKVHCGGRLGGAEIARREWYREGRVPLHTLRADIDYGFAEAHTTYGVIGVKCWIYKGDVIGRV
- the rplX gene encoding 50S ribosomal protein L24; protein product: MNRIRKGDEVRVMVGRDKGVRGKVLLVDRKTKRCKVEKANVIKKHVRPSQKNPQGGIVEREGFMDLSNVELWDSREQRTCRVSIKRLEDSGDGRVQKVRISKRSGETI
- a CDS encoding 50S ribosomal protein L23; the protein is MKKTKEQHPGDVLRRPLLTEKGTALGEREASYLFEVAMSATKPEIKRAVESLFSVRVERVGTQIVRGKFKRVGRNIGKRPNWKKAVVRLSEGEKIDFFAAS
- the rpsS gene encoding 30S ribosomal protein S19, producing MPRSVKKGPFVDDHVMKKVLEANRAKSKKAIKTWSRRSTVVPEMIGLNFLVHQGRDFIPVYVSENMVGHKLGEFAPTRKFVAHSGDRKASKR
- the rplP gene encoding 50S ribosomal protein L16, translated to MLSPKKVKYRKQQKGRRAGPAKGGSDVSFGDFGLQAAEAGWITARQIEAARVAITRHVKRGGKLFIRIFPDKPTTKKPAETRMGKGKGALEEWVAVVKPGRVMYEIRDVEEKVAREAFRLAHHKLPIATQVISREVAL
- the rpsG gene encoding 30S ribosomal protein S7 → MPRKGGAPLRQTPPDPKYTDVPIDTRRRIGKFINSVMYAGKKSVAEGIVYGAFEIIAHRLKDDPVKVFEKALGNARPRLEVRSRRVGGATYQVPVEVRSDRATALAMRWLTLYSRERGEKSMAERLAGELIDAASGRGAAVKKREDVYKMAEANKAFAHYRW
- a CDS encoding 30S ribosomal protein S12, which encodes MPTISQLVRSSRESVRVKTTAPALVSCPQKRGVCLRVYTTTPKKPNSALRKVARVRLSNGLEVTTYIPGEGHNLQEHSVVLIRGGRVKDLPGVRYHIVRGARNTDTAGVDGRKQARSKYGAKRSK
- the rplB gene encoding 50S ribosomal protein L2 — encoded protein: MGVKLYRPTSPGRRGMGVNDFEELGGPQDPLRNKLDGKSSSGGRNNHGRITCRFRGGGHKRRYREVDFRRNKFGVPARVAAVQYDPNRSAHIALLHYADGEKSYILAPANLKVGDGVVSGRGADIKPGNSLPLRVIPQGTIVHNVELKIGGGGQLARGAGTGAQLLAKEGDWAQLRLPSGEVRRVHLNCRATIGGMGNASHNNIPLGKAGRTRWAGRRPHNRGVVMNPVDHPMGGGEGKTSGGRHPVSPWGKKAKGARTRNNKRTDGMIVRRRKSK